The Acidobacteriota bacterium genome window below encodes:
- a CDS encoding DUF1549 and DUF1553 domain-containing protein, whose translation MTLKRRNATMKTVYGSAATPKCARILPGVLGIAARVLTAFCLIGFLGLAVATPSAASENRGETAKPDVSQVTEPAASVLSAPAADLKRIVLEPKDLVLSHPGATQRLVVTGYYADGTAHDVSLLCRYVSSAPQVLSISSDGVVRALAPGRAEVEAQLGEARSVLQARVSDQAAEVSINFSQDLLSIFTQRSCNTPTCHGAIGGQAGFKLSLFGYDPQADYRMIVEAEEGRRVDLEDPEKSLLLMKPTFSVPHGGGKRLTLESAEYETIAGWLNQGARYNSDGPRVTGIAIYPRERILLGLGTTQRWVVLGTLSDGTTRDMTGEVKYQVGNDNVVQVTPEGDSKAVGRGQTHVMVRAMGRVAVARVGVVDEPPMADYPPLSTRNFVDEAMLRQWKELNLVPSEICSDEEFLRRVYLDVIGLLPTVEESERFLADTRTGKRAALIDELLERDEYAIYWTTKLGDSFRVHQTNIPSRAQGLLKRFIRTFLREDRPYDEFVREILTSTGDQARNPAAMFWAPMSNTVLDVTNVNQVTTTVSRLFLGIRMECVECHNHPLENLTQDDFFDLSAFFGQLRQKRGYETYRRVWWLDPKSHFVHPRTKKSVRPRVPFEPDFPVRAHGDYRKDLAAWITSPENPYFARSIVNRIWREYFNLGIVEPYDDFRTTNPPSNEVLLDGLARHLIDNGFRLKPVHRAILNSATYQRTSSPNPRNKLDDPRLFTRYNIRILPAEAMLDALSQVTGVEHSFQVSPKGTRAQEVIYPDYAGYFLSIFGYPERLSLEERPNEPTLSQALHMRFGDTVMDKVQSDENVVAKLLESGKSDREIYDHVFMSAYSRKATDREWNLASNYVASMGSQGVERKQILDDLLWTVINSQEFLVNH comes from the coding sequence GTGACCCTCAAACGCCGTAACGCCACGATGAAAACGGTCTACGGATCCGCCGCGACTCCCAAGTGCGCACGAATCCTACCGGGGGTTCTGGGGATCGCTGCAAGAGTTCTGACCGCTTTTTGTCTGATCGGTTTTCTCGGTCTGGCGGTAGCTACGCCGAGCGCTGCGTCGGAGAATCGGGGAGAAACGGCGAAGCCGGACGTCTCTCAAGTCACCGAGCCGGCTGCCAGCGTTTTGTCCGCCCCGGCAGCCGATCTGAAGCGTATCGTCCTGGAGCCGAAGGACCTCGTTCTGTCTCATCCCGGCGCGACCCAACGACTTGTGGTCACGGGTTACTACGCCGACGGGACGGCCCACGACGTGAGCCTCCTTTGCCGCTACGTCTCCTCCGCACCTCAGGTCCTCTCGATCAGTTCCGATGGCGTCGTCCGGGCTCTGGCGCCGGGACGCGCCGAGGTCGAAGCGCAACTGGGGGAGGCCCGCTCCGTCCTTCAAGCTCGGGTCTCCGACCAGGCCGCGGAGGTGAGCATCAACTTCAGTCAGGACCTCCTGTCCATCTTTACTCAGAGGTCCTGCAACACTCCCACGTGCCACGGCGCCATCGGCGGACAGGCCGGCTTCAAGCTCTCGCTGTTCGGCTACGATCCACAGGCCGACTACCGGATGATCGTCGAAGCGGAGGAAGGGCGCCGGGTCGATCTGGAAGACCCGGAAAAGAGCCTGCTTCTGATGAAGCCCACCTTCAGCGTGCCCCACGGTGGCGGCAAGCGGCTGACCCTGGAATCGGCCGAATACGAAACCATCGCCGGCTGGCTGAACCAGGGCGCCCGTTACAACTCGGACGGACCTCGGGTGACGGGTATCGCCATTTATCCCCGGGAGCGGATACTCCTCGGCCTGGGGACCACCCAGCGCTGGGTGGTCTTGGGGACCCTGTCCGACGGAACCACGCGGGACATGACCGGGGAGGTCAAGTACCAGGTGGGAAACGACAACGTCGTCCAGGTGACGCCGGAGGGTGATTCCAAGGCGGTCGGGCGCGGCCAGACTCACGTGATGGTCCGGGCCATGGGCCGGGTCGCGGTGGCCCGGGTCGGCGTCGTGGATGAGCCTCCAATGGCCGATTATCCTCCCCTGTCGACTCGCAACTTCGTCGACGAGGCCATGCTCCGGCAGTGGAAAGAGCTGAATCTGGTCCCGTCGGAGATCTGCAGCGACGAGGAGTTTCTGAGACGAGTCTATCTGGATGTGATCGGGTTGCTGCCGACGGTGGAGGAGAGTGAGCGCTTCCTGGCGGATACCCGGACCGGCAAGAGGGCGGCCCTGATCGACGAACTGCTGGAGCGGGACGAGTACGCCATCTACTGGACGACCAAGCTCGGAGACAGTTTCCGCGTCCACCAGACAAACATTCCCAGTCGCGCGCAGGGCCTGCTGAAGAGATTCATCCGGACCTTTCTCCGCGAAGACCGCCCCTACGATGAGTTCGTTCGAGAGATATTGACCAGCACCGGAGACCAGGCCAGGAATCCTGCGGCCATGTTCTGGGCCCCCATGTCCAATACGGTTCTGGACGTCACCAACGTCAATCAGGTGACGACCACGGTCAGCCGCCTCTTCCTGGGGATCCGGATGGAGTGCGTGGAATGCCATAACCATCCCCTGGAGAATCTGACCCAGGACGACTTCTTCGACTTGAGTGCGTTTTTCGGACAGTTGCGTCAGAAACGGGGATACGAGACCTACCGCCGAGTCTGGTGGCTGGACCCGAAGTCCCATTTTGTGCACCCGCGGACCAAGAAATCGGTGCGGCCCAGAGTTCCTTTCGAACCGGATTTTCCCGTGAGAGCCCACGGGGACTACCGCAAGGACCTGGCGGCGTGGATCACCTCACCCGAGAATCCCTATTTCGCCCGGTCCATCGTCAACCGTATCTGGAGGGAGTATTTCAACCTGGGAATCGTGGAGCCCTACGACGATTTCCGAACCACCAACCCTCCCTCCAACGAGGTTCTGCTGGACGGATTGGCCCGGCATCTGATCGACAACGGCTTTCGTTTGAAGCCGGTGCACCGGGCGATCCTCAATTCCGCGACCTACCAGCGGACATCCTCTCCCAACCCCCGGAACAAGCTGGATGATCCTCGCTTGTTCACCCGTTACAACATTCGGATTCTTCCCGCCGAGGCCATGCTCGACGCCTTGTCGCAAGTCACCGGAGTCGAACACTCCTTCCAGGTCAGTCCCAAGGGAACCCGGGCCCAGGAGGTCATCTACCCCGACTACGCCGGTTATTTCCTGAGCATTTTCGGTTACCCCGAGCGCTTGAGCCTGGAGGAACGGCCCAACGAACCCACGCTGAGCCAGGCTCTCCACATGAGGTTCGGCGACACGGTCATGGACAAGGTCCAATCGGATGAGAATGTGGTGGCCAAGCTGCTCGAATCGGGCAAGTCCGATCGCGAGATCTACGATCATGTCTTCATGAGCGCCTACAGCCGCAAGGCGACCGATCGCGAGTGGAACCTCGCCTCCAATTACGTCGCCAGCATGGGTTCCCAGGGGGTGGAACGGAAGCAGATTCTTGATGACCTGCTTTGGACAGTGATAAACTCCCAGGAATTCCTGGTCAATCATTAG
- a CDS encoding 3-oxoacyl-ACP reductase FabG: protein MAAQNDRGNPGRRFRGKVALVTGGSRGIGRAVSLRLAREGARVGINFVSNEPAAAETVEHVNRLGSKAEAVRADVSDGSAVRAMVDRILERFSRIDVLVNNAAIVLDGDVTSYASDDDLERDLEAMWGVNVRGIINCTRAVLPQMQERRSGAIVNISSIAGYGNISPLRTFYSATKAAVMNLTKRFALELGPDNINVNSVAPGLVRTDLLVQQTPPGELDRVIEEFAGRSVLGRIGEPDDIAAAVAYLASSEARFVTGQILTVDGGRMDYLSSSG, encoded by the coding sequence ATGGCGGCGCAGAACGACAGAGGAAATCCAGGTCGAAGATTTCGGGGCAAGGTGGCCCTCGTGACCGGCGGGTCCCGGGGGATCGGCCGGGCGGTGTCCCTGCGCCTGGCTCGGGAAGGAGCCCGGGTCGGGATCAACTTCGTGAGCAACGAGCCGGCCGCCGCCGAGACCGTCGAGCATGTGAACCGGCTGGGATCGAAGGCCGAGGCGGTGCGAGCGGACGTCTCCGATGGCTCCGCAGTCCGGGCCATGGTCGACCGGATCCTGGAGAGGTTTTCCCGCATCGACGTCCTGGTCAACAACGCCGCCATCGTACTCGACGGTGACGTGACCTCATACGCCTCCGATGACGACCTGGAGCGGGACCTGGAAGCCATGTGGGGCGTCAACGTCCGGGGCATCATCAACTGCACGCGCGCGGTCCTGCCACAGATGCAAGAGCGGCGTTCCGGCGCCATCGTCAACATCTCGTCCATTGCCGGCTATGGCAACATCTCCCCGCTCAGAACCTTCTACAGCGCGACCAAGGCGGCCGTCATGAACCTGACCAAACGCTTCGCGCTGGAACTGGGTCCGGACAACATCAACGTCAATTCCGTGGCTCCCGGCCTGGTCCGTACCGACCTGCTTGTGCAGCAAACGCCGCCAGGGGAGTTGGATCGGGTCATTGAAGAGTTCGCTGGACGCAGCGTGCTGGGAAGGATCGGCGAACCCGACGACATCGCCGCTGCGGTGGCCTACCTGGCCTCCTCCGAAGCCCGCTTCGTGACCGGACAGATTCTGACTGTCGACGGCGGGCGGATGGACTACCTGAGCTCTTCCGGATAG
- a CDS encoding L-rhamnose mutarotase, whose amino-acid sequence MERIAYIMRLKPDRVQAYKEAHQQVWPELIEAGNRAGIRNHSCFVRGNTVIIYLETEDYAAAARELSEKDVVKRWNAYMADYFDGSIQARQSEPWEEVFHMD is encoded by the coding sequence ATGGAACGTATCGCTTACATTATGAGACTGAAGCCGGACAGGGTTCAGGCCTACAAGGAGGCCCACCAGCAGGTCTGGCCTGAGTTGATCGAGGCGGGGAACAGAGCGGGAATCAGGAATCACAGTTGTTTCGTCCGAGGAAATACTGTGATCATCTACCTCGAAACCGAGGACTACGCGGCAGCCGCCCGAGAGCTATCGGAGAAAGACGTCGTCAAGCGCTGGAATGCGTACATGGCAGATTATTTCGACGGCAGCATCCAGGCCCGGCAGTCGGAACCCTGGGAAGAAGTCTTCCACATGGATTGA
- a CDS encoding GWxTD domain-containing protein, which produces MIQAKPARRFLAFALSFLVFPPHAISQQQEEKVDPFEKWLKEDVLYIIAEEEKSTFQNLTTAVEKENFIEQFWRRRDPDRSTRENEFKEEHYRRIAFANDHFHYAGVSGWRTDRGRIYIIFGEPQSRERYTSGAMYFRPLSEGGGRTRTFPYERWHYNQMPGIGQGVDLEFVDRSQTGDFQLALRPEEKDALMNVPAGGWTFYEMIGAETRPGRFITRDLMRTTGFEGEGHHRTSSSPFRMLETFFQAQRPPEIKFDDLRTAVQTRVTYDELAMQVTDSYQVLNPNTFLVPITVVVPGSQLSYEDLADGTRRATVELYGSITAMGGRMVHEFEESIYRDLRSEQERVARDVYFQKKLPVSPGIYKLNVIVRDQQSGRMGAIQRRLGLPMKVPSNLNLSSVTLADYIVPAQGETVTAPFVTPLGWKVYPSMDGEFQPGDPLGTYFEIYGYAVDGASEAPDLGIHARIWDRKGKAILSAPGQNQIVPYADRVLVAQVFDLKSLDPGDYRLEIKVEDRIADANVAGEALFEVKVPD; this is translated from the coding sequence ATGATTCAGGCGAAACCAGCAAGACGTTTCCTGGCCTTCGCACTCTCCTTCCTGGTTTTCCCGCCGCATGCGATCTCCCAACAACAGGAAGAGAAGGTCGATCCCTTTGAAAAGTGGTTGAAGGAGGACGTCCTCTACATCATCGCGGAGGAGGAGAAGAGCACTTTCCAAAATCTGACGACCGCCGTGGAGAAGGAAAACTTCATCGAACAATTCTGGCGGCGGAGAGATCCGGACCGCTCGACACGGGAGAACGAGTTCAAGGAAGAGCACTACCGGCGGATCGCCTTCGCCAACGATCATTTCCACTATGCCGGCGTCTCCGGATGGAGAACGGACCGGGGCCGGATCTACATCATTTTCGGAGAGCCCCAGAGCCGCGAGCGGTATACGTCAGGCGCCATGTATTTCCGGCCTTTGTCCGAGGGCGGAGGGCGGACTCGAACCTTTCCCTATGAGAGATGGCATTACAACCAGATGCCGGGAATTGGCCAGGGAGTCGATCTGGAGTTCGTGGACCGGTCCCAGACCGGCGACTTCCAGTTGGCCCTGCGTCCCGAGGAGAAGGACGCCCTGATGAATGTGCCGGCGGGCGGGTGGACGTTCTACGAAATGATCGGTGCGGAAACCCGGCCCGGGCGGTTCATCACCAGGGATCTGATGCGAACTACGGGGTTCGAGGGGGAGGGACACCACCGGACCTCTTCGAGTCCTTTCCGGATGTTGGAAACTTTTTTCCAGGCCCAACGACCGCCCGAAATCAAGTTCGACGATCTCCGGACCGCGGTACAGACGCGGGTTACCTACGACGAACTTGCCATGCAGGTGACCGACTCCTACCAGGTGCTGAATCCGAATACCTTCCTGGTGCCGATCACCGTCGTGGTTCCCGGTTCGCAGTTGAGTTATGAGGACCTGGCTGACGGAACGCGCCGCGCCACCGTCGAATTGTACGGATCCATTACGGCAATGGGGGGCCGGATGGTCCATGAGTTCGAGGAATCGATCTACCGGGATCTTCGCAGCGAACAGGAACGGGTTGCTCGGGATGTCTATTTCCAGAAAAAGCTTCCCGTTTCTCCCGGGATCTACAAACTCAACGTCATTGTCCGCGACCAACAGAGCGGCCGTATGGGCGCGATCCAGCGTCGGCTGGGTCTTCCCATGAAGGTTCCCAGCAATCTGAATCTCTCCTCGGTGACCTTGGCCGACTACATCGTCCCGGCGCAGGGGGAAACGGTCACCGCACCCTTCGTCACGCCGCTGGGCTGGAAAGTCTACCCTTCCATGGACGGGGAGTTTCAGCCGGGTGATCCGCTGGGGACCTATTTCGAGATCTACGGTTACGCCGTCGACGGCGCCAGCGAGGCTCCGGACCTGGGCATCCATGCCAGGATCTGGGATCGGAAAGGAAAGGCGATCCTGAGCGCTCCCGGACAGAATCAAATTGTGCCCTATGCCGACCGGGTGCTGGTCGCTCAGGTGTTCGACCTCAAGTCGCTGGATCCGGGAGATTACCGGTTGGAGATCAAAGTCGAGGATCGGATCGCCGACGCGAACGTGGCCGGAGAAGCCCTCTTCGAGGTCAAAGTCCCGGACTAG
- a CDS encoding CehA/McbA family metallohydrolase translates to MKTARGLMSLPVRRLVCAALFVFGLIYCARSSRDASLSVRVLDAGTGQPTPVRVLLKDSDGNTPRVTGALAVSESAIPIPDAAIAVMYGRYGRAEGYLLQPDGSFYVDGSFDAQLPPGSYSLKLSKGYEFVPQTVKLDLNPGERLSREYKLERWIDMPQRGWYSGDDHIHLRRSPRDDPAILRWAAAEDVHVAHLLQMGDFWATYYSQYAWGSRGRYREGDTILSSGQEGPRTPEIGHTISLGAEEFVRFRDDYYDYGRVFDQVHELGGITGFAHQAMTFHGYRGMTLNVLRGKLDFLEVMQFCPKEGPLALKHYYHFLDLGYRLTALGGSDFPWCGRGPRFGLEEGCSQIGDARFYTYTGDGLSFERWLQGVKAGHTFVTSGPMLEFTVNDRLPGATLDVESGTAIRISAKAYGKASQIPLRQLEIVAHSETLKKVSAGEPGQSEELLSIEMELPVQRGIWVAARTDAAHTQVAHTTPVYVRVNGAGFHNPATAEHYLELCRSYLNELEEDLAQPGKRSDHQAVRHKENLKRQIIETRAALKQLASGLGRE, encoded by the coding sequence TTGAAAACCGCGCGAGGTCTCATGTCTCTTCCGGTTCGGCGGCTCGTCTGTGCAGCGCTTTTCGTGTTCGGCCTCATTTACTGCGCTCGCTCGAGCCGCGATGCTTCGCTTTCGGTTCGGGTCCTCGATGCCGGCACCGGTCAACCCACGCCGGTGCGGGTCTTGCTGAAGGACTCGGACGGCAACACTCCCCGGGTCACGGGCGCCCTGGCGGTCTCGGAATCTGCGATCCCCATCCCGGACGCCGCCATTGCAGTCATGTACGGACGCTACGGTCGCGCGGAAGGGTATCTGCTCCAGCCCGACGGCTCCTTCTACGTCGACGGTTCTTTCGACGCGCAACTGCCCCCGGGATCGTATTCGCTCAAGCTGTCCAAGGGATACGAGTTCGTCCCGCAAACCGTGAAGCTCGATCTCAATCCGGGCGAGCGCCTTTCCCGAGAGTACAAGTTGGAGCGATGGATCGACATGCCCCAGCGCGGCTGGTACTCGGGGGACGATCACATTCACCTGCGGCGGTCGCCGCGCGACGATCCGGCTATTCTGCGCTGGGCGGCCGCAGAGGATGTGCATGTGGCGCACCTTCTCCAGATGGGGGATTTTTGGGCCACTTACTACTCTCAATATGCTTGGGGCAGCCGGGGCCGTTACCGCGAAGGGGACACTATCCTCTCGTCCGGCCAGGAAGGCCCCCGGACGCCCGAGATCGGTCACACCATCTCGCTCGGGGCGGAAGAGTTCGTCCGATTTCGGGACGACTACTACGACTACGGCCGTGTTTTCGACCAAGTCCACGAGCTGGGAGGCATTACCGGCTTCGCCCATCAGGCGATGACCTTTCACGGTTATCGTGGAATGACACTCAACGTATTGCGAGGGAAGCTCGACTTTCTCGAGGTGATGCAGTTCTGTCCCAAGGAAGGGCCGCTGGCGTTGAAGCATTATTACCATTTCCTGGATCTCGGATACCGGCTTACGGCGCTGGGTGGCTCCGACTTTCCCTGGTGTGGGCGAGGACCTCGCTTCGGCCTTGAAGAGGGGTGTTCGCAGATCGGCGACGCCCGGTTCTACACCTATACCGGCGACGGACTCTCGTTTGAGCGCTGGCTGCAGGGCGTCAAGGCAGGCCACACCTTCGTGACCAGCGGACCGATGCTGGAGTTTACGGTGAATGACCGGCTTCCCGGCGCGACGCTGGATGTGGAATCGGGCACTGCAATCAGGATCTCGGCCAAAGCCTACGGGAAGGCGTCTCAAATCCCCTTGCGTCAACTGGAAATCGTAGCGCATTCCGAAACGCTGAAGAAAGTCTCTGCGGGGGAGCCGGGACAGAGTGAAGAATTGCTCTCGATCGAGATGGAGTTGCCGGTGCAACGTGGGATCTGGGTCGCCGCCCGGACCGATGCCGCCCACACCCAAGTCGCCCATACGACGCCGGTCTACGTCAGAGTGAACGGTGCGGGCTTCCACAACCCGGCAACGGCCGAACACTACCTCGAGCTATGTCGCAGCTACCTGAACGAGCTGGAAGAGGATCTGGCCCAACCAGGGAAGAGAAGCGATCACCAGGCTGTCAGGCACAAGGAGAACCTGAAACGGCAGATCATTGAGACCAGAGCCGCGCTGAAGCAATTGGCTTCGGGTCTGGGCCGGGAATGA
- a CDS encoding type II toxin-antitoxin system RelB/DinJ family antitoxin, giving the protein MSSDTVVRARIDSNTKSRATEALRAMGLTVSDAIRLLLLRVADEKRLPFAIQVPNSTTLKAMKELDVGKGQRFDSAKELFRDLDI; this is encoded by the coding sequence ATGAGTTCAGACACCGTTGTACGCGCTCGAATCGACAGCAACACCAAATCACGTGCGACCGAGGCGCTACGGGCTATGGGCTTGACCGTCTCGGATGCTATTCGGCTCCTGTTGTTGCGGGTGGCGGACGAGAAGCGACTGCCCTTCGCCATCCAAGTCCCCAATTCGACGACCCTCAAGGCCATGAAGGAATTGGACGTCGGCAAGGGCCAACGTTTCGACAGCGCCAAGGAACTATTCCGAGATCTCGACATCTGA
- a CDS encoding type II toxin-antitoxin system YafQ family toxin: protein MLIPVRSSQFKRDVRRAKARGKDLAKLRSLLSSLIKQEPLSARHRVHPLRGIWKGYREAHLEPDWLVICRVEGGELHLVRTGTHSDLFRE, encoded by the coding sequence ATGTTGATCCCGGTTCGCTCATCGCAGTTCAAACGCGATGTGCGAAGAGCCAAGGCGCGAGGCAAGGACTTGGCGAAGCTACGGTCGTTGCTGTCCTCGTTGATCAAGCAGGAACCTTTGTCCGCGCGGCACCGCGTCCATCCGTTACGGGGAATTTGGAAAGGTTACCGCGAGGCGCATCTCGAACCGGACTGGCTCGTGATTTGCCGTGTTGAGGGCGGCGAATTGCACTTGGTCCGTACCGGGACCCACTCCGATCTCTTTAGGGAGTAG
- a CDS encoding M81 family metallopeptidase: MSQSSRIALGTIFTESNHLVGTFTDLACFNRTELRRGQQVLESTDGVVGGILAGLRERGAEIVPLLVATAVPGGILSRECYLKLKTELLQRLRDSTPVDGVLLPLHGGAAVEEIGDLEGDLLEAVRNVVGPEIPIVGTLDLHAHVSEKMVECTEALLAWETYPHRDTYSTGVRGVRMLLDILDGRVRPAMAMAKVPVIVGGIMGSTEGSAPFAEVMRFAKAMERQPGVLSTSTFLVQPYLDLPGMGGGGLVITDGDLSMAAELATQIAEMYWERRFDLEPQVRTPSEAIAHGLELEGGPILLLETADSVGGGAAGDSVATLRALLENPVSVPALVPVVDPEAAAKCHRAGAGSEIDLTLGHKVDPRWGRPIPVTGRIERLTDGKFVYSGGIWGGQVAEMGPSVRFRIGSVEVLICTYPTYDWADEQYRSVGMDSRSAKFIVVKNPMNYRVGYEGKFTEALVLDTPGPTPAVLRHVRFKELMGPYFPAQEGIPGLRPVVLRREPR, translated from the coding sequence ATGAGCCAATCGTCTCGAATCGCCCTCGGCACAATCTTCACCGAGTCCAATCACCTCGTCGGCACGTTCACCGATTTGGCCTGCTTCAATAGAACAGAGCTGCGCCGGGGACAACAGGTCTTGGAGTCGACGGACGGAGTCGTCGGGGGAATCCTGGCCGGATTGAGGGAACGTGGCGCCGAAATCGTGCCGCTGCTGGTGGCCACCGCCGTCCCGGGGGGCATCCTGAGCCGGGAGTGCTACCTCAAGCTGAAAACGGAGCTGCTGCAAAGATTGCGGGATTCCACGCCGGTCGACGGAGTGCTACTCCCCTTGCACGGCGGCGCTGCGGTCGAAGAGATCGGGGACCTGGAAGGGGATCTGCTGGAGGCCGTGCGTAACGTCGTGGGACCGGAGATTCCCATCGTCGGGACGCTCGATCTGCACGCCCACGTCAGCGAGAAGATGGTCGAATGCACCGAGGCCCTCCTGGCCTGGGAAACCTATCCCCACCGCGACACCTACTCCACCGGAGTCCGCGGCGTCCGGATGCTGCTCGACATCTTGGACGGGAGGGTTCGGCCGGCCATGGCAATGGCCAAGGTGCCGGTCATCGTGGGCGGGATCATGGGCTCCACGGAAGGTTCGGCTCCCTTCGCCGAGGTGATGCGCTTCGCCAAGGCCATGGAGCGGCAACCCGGCGTCCTCTCCACAAGCACGTTCCTGGTTCAGCCTTATCTTGATCTTCCCGGGATGGGGGGAGGCGGCCTGGTCATCACCGACGGCGACCTCTCCATGGCCGCCGAGTTGGCCACACAGATCGCGGAGATGTACTGGGAGCGCAGATTCGATCTGGAACCTCAAGTCCGGACTCCGAGTGAGGCGATCGCCCATGGCTTGGAGTTGGAGGGAGGGCCCATCCTGCTGCTGGAAACCGCGGATTCCGTCGGAGGAGGCGCCGCCGGGGACAGCGTGGCCACGTTGCGCGCGCTGTTGGAGAACCCGGTTTCGGTGCCCGCCCTGGTGCCCGTCGTCGATCCGGAAGCCGCAGCCAAGTGCCACCGGGCAGGAGCCGGCTCGGAAATCGATCTGACTCTGGGTCACAAGGTGGATCCGCGCTGGGGGCGGCCCATCCCGGTGACCGGACGGATCGAGCGGCTGACCGACGGAAAATTCGTCTATTCGGGCGGCATCTGGGGAGGCCAGGTCGCCGAAATGGGTCCTTCGGTGCGGTTCCGGATCGGCTCGGTGGAAGTGCTGATCTGCACCTACCCCACCTACGATTGGGCGGACGAGCAATACCGGTCGGTGGGTATGGATTCGCGCAGCGCCAAGTTCATCGTGGTCAAGAATCCCATGAACTACCGTGTCGGCTATGAGGGAAAGTTCACGGAGGCGCTGGTGCTGGATACGCCGGGACCGACTCCGGCGGTCTTGCGTCACGTTCGATTCAAGGAACTCATGGGCCCGTATTTCCCGGCGCAGGAGGGGATTCCCGGGCTTCGGCCGGTTGTCCTCCGCCGGGAGCCACGGTGA
- a CDS encoding Gfo/Idh/MocA family oxidoreductase has product MALETAPSVRVGFIGAGNWAQTNHMPVLQARDDVVLGGVATPTKESRDLAVRRFGFPYATDDYRELLEQPIDAVVIASPHGFHYEQSKASLESGRHVLVEKPMALRAAEAWDLVETANARGLVLSIPTGWHYVRMVAAAKEKMDQGAVGEVEYIVCHMGSALRALYMGQKWPYPMEDIPDPETFYSDPDLAGGGQGYSQLSHSVALLFWLTGLRGSEVFAYMSGAGAPVEMYDAIVAKFDNGSIGTISAAGTQPSSKPKHEMDIRIYGSEGELSLDLFHEHLTIHRNDGGSFELEVEPGEGDYACDGPPNRFIDLILGRSRENWSPGEISARTIELLEAAYRSAAGGRSERVVLDASRGSP; this is encoded by the coding sequence ATGGCATTAGAGACAGCACCATCGGTCCGGGTGGGATTCATCGGGGCGGGAAACTGGGCGCAGACCAATCACATGCCTGTCCTGCAGGCCCGAGACGACGTGGTGTTGGGGGGTGTCGCCACACCCACCAAGGAATCGCGGGACCTGGCGGTGCGACGATTCGGCTTTCCCTACGCCACGGACGACTACCGGGAACTGCTGGAACAGCCCATCGACGCGGTGGTGATCGCCTCGCCGCACGGATTCCACTACGAGCAATCCAAGGCCAGTTTGGAGTCGGGCCGTCACGTCCTCGTGGAGAAGCCCATGGCGCTACGGGCCGCGGAGGCCTGGGACCTGGTGGAGACGGCAAACGCGCGCGGGTTGGTGCTCTCCATCCCCACCGGCTGGCACTACGTCCGCATGGTGGCCGCCGCCAAGGAAAAGATGGATCAGGGGGCGGTCGGCGAAGTTGAGTACATCGTGTGCCACATGGGCTCGGCCCTGCGGGCGCTCTACATGGGACAGAAATGGCCCTATCCCATGGAGGACATCCCCGACCCGGAAACCTTCTACAGCGACCCCGATCTCGCCGGCGGCGGGCAGGGATACTCCCAGTTGTCTCACAGCGTGGCGCTCCTGTTCTGGCTCACCGGTCTGCGAGGCAGCGAGGTGTTCGCCTACATGAGCGGAGCCGGCGCTCCGGTCGAGATGTACGACGCCATCGTGGCCAAGTTCGACAACGGCTCCATCGGCACCATTTCCGCCGCCGGTACCCAACCCTCCAGCAAGCCCAAGCACGAGATGGACATCCGCATCTACGGCAGCGAGGGGGAGCTAAGTCTCGATCTGTTTCATGAGCACCTGACCATCCACCGCAACGACGGCGGAAGTTTCGAGCTGGAGGTCGAGCCGGGGGAGGGAGACTACGCCTGCGACGGCCCGCCCAACCGGTTCATCGATCTGATTCTGGGCCGGAGCCGGGAGAACTGGTCGCCAGGAGAGATCTCCGCGCGCACCATCGAGCTGCTGGAGGCCGCCTACCGGTCGGCGGCCGGCGGCCGTTCGGAACGAGTGGTCCTCGACGCATCCAGGGGTTCACCCTGA
- a CDS encoding type II toxin-antitoxin system VapC family toxin — translation MIAVDTSALMAILLNEPEAPACTEALSTNDRIMISAATVAEALIVAERRGLGVEMAGLIDGLGVETATVSLPVARQVADAYAKWGKGMNPAGLNFGDCFAYAVAKTYDCPLLFVGADFARADVASVL, via the coding sequence ATGATCGCAGTCGATACATCGGCCCTGATGGCGATCCTGCTGAACGAACCGGAGGCGCCGGCCTGCACAGAGGCCTTGTCGACAAACGACCGGATCATGATTTCCGCTGCAACGGTAGCCGAAGCACTGATCGTTGCCGAGCGGCGGGGCCTCGGAGTGGAAATGGCCGGGCTTATCGATGGACTCGGCGTGGAGACTGCAACGGTCTCGCTGCCGGTGGCGCGGCAGGTGGCTGATGCCTACGCGAAATGGGGTAAAGGAATGAATCCCGCCGGTCTGAACTTTGGCGACTGTTTCGCGTATGCAGTCGCGAAGACGTACGACTGTCCCTTGTTGTTTGTTGGAGCGGATTTTGCGCGGGCGGATGTCGCAAGCGTGTTGTGA